The Actinocatenispora sera genome has a window encoding:
- a CDS encoding glycerophosphodiester phosphodiesterase encodes MFDSTPTVLGHRGLGKGIVDGLTENTMASYRAAIELTDWLELDVQRCADDELMVYHNPATPDGVFVLEQTAAELAAKGVLRFADVLAELPTEVGLDIDVKTPIEDAIAAPDRRTAALLAPVLAAELSRRRLFATAFDPALLVELKEAVPGLPTCLVHWLAYPLGPAIAAAAGLGASIVGLHTDSFGPSPLQPDPAIQYDHAYAVEVAHRAGLEVLTWCPSADRAPALAKAGVDALCVNDIPGVQAALR; translated from the coding sequence ATGTTCGACTCCACCCCGACCGTGCTCGGTCACCGCGGCCTGGGCAAGGGCATCGTCGACGGACTGACCGAGAACACCATGGCCTCGTACCGGGCCGCGATCGAGCTCACCGACTGGCTGGAACTGGACGTGCAGCGCTGCGCGGACGACGAGCTGATGGTCTACCACAATCCGGCCACCCCGGACGGGGTGTTCGTGCTGGAGCAGACCGCCGCCGAACTGGCCGCCAAGGGCGTGCTGCGGTTCGCCGACGTGCTCGCCGAGCTGCCCACCGAGGTCGGCCTCGACATCGACGTGAAGACGCCGATCGAGGACGCGATCGCCGCGCCGGACCGGCGCACCGCGGCGCTGCTCGCCCCGGTACTCGCGGCCGAGCTGTCCCGCCGCCGGCTGTTCGCCACCGCGTTCGACCCGGCGCTGCTGGTCGAGCTGAAGGAGGCGGTACCGGGGCTGCCGACCTGCCTGGTGCACTGGCTGGCGTACCCGCTCGGGCCGGCGATCGCCGCGGCGGCCGGCCTCGGCGCGAGCATCGTCGGGCTGCACACCGACTCGTTCGGCCCGAGCCCGCTGCAACCGGACCCGGCCATCCAGTACGACCACGCCTACGCGGTCGAGGTCGCGCACCGCGCGGGCCTGGAGGTACTGACCTGGTGCCCGTCCGCCGACCGCGCGCCGGCGCTGGCCAAGGCCGGCGTGGACGCGCTGTGCGTGAACGACATCCCCGGCGTGCAGGCCGCGCTGCGCTGA
- a CDS encoding polyprenyl synthetase family protein produces MAAHPGARSGATRSRAAGPGATGASAAGIAARVDAVLDEFVTAEIATLRSLSPEVAAAAAPLRELILGGGKRLRPAFGYWGYRGVATGADEAVLRAVSALELLHAFALIHDDVMDAAATRRGAPTLHRQFGERHVAAGWRGDPARFGDSVAVLLGDLCTVWADRLIGTSGVPAAVLLGARREYDEMRIEAVAGQYLDVLHGADGAPGVGTAVQVARFKSASYTVQRPLQFGAALSGAVPPDVVAAYDRFGGAVGEAFQLRDDLLGVYGESAVTGKPVGADLRQGKPTVLAELAFSLAAPAQHRRLDRVYGDPDASDAAIADAAAAITESGARAEAETMISARVSAGLAALAAAPIDPVARDRLSALALACVQRLA; encoded by the coding sequence GTGGCTGCGCACCCCGGCGCCCGCAGCGGCGCCACCCGATCCCGTGCCGCCGGCCCCGGGGCTACCGGAGCCAGCGCCGCCGGGATCGCCGCGCGGGTAGACGCGGTGCTGGACGAGTTCGTCACCGCCGAGATCGCCACCCTTCGATCGCTGTCACCCGAGGTGGCGGCCGCCGCGGCGCCGCTGCGCGAGCTGATCCTCGGCGGCGGCAAGCGCCTTCGGCCGGCGTTCGGCTACTGGGGGTACCGCGGGGTTGCCACCGGCGCCGACGAGGCGGTGCTGCGGGCGGTGAGCGCGCTGGAGCTGCTGCACGCGTTCGCGCTGATCCACGACGACGTGATGGACGCCGCGGCAACCCGGCGGGGGGCGCCGACGCTGCACCGCCAGTTCGGCGAACGGCACGTGGCGGCCGGCTGGCGCGGCGACCCGGCGAGGTTCGGTGACTCGGTGGCGGTGCTGCTCGGCGACCTGTGCACGGTCTGGGCCGATCGGCTGATCGGTACCTCCGGGGTGCCGGCGGCGGTGCTGCTGGGCGCGCGGCGCGAGTACGACGAGATGCGCATCGAGGCGGTCGCCGGGCAGTATCTGGACGTTCTGCACGGCGCGGATGGCGCGCCCGGGGTCGGCACCGCGGTACAGGTGGCCCGGTTCAAGTCCGCGTCGTACACGGTGCAGCGGCCGCTGCAGTTCGGCGCCGCGCTGTCCGGTGCGGTGCCGCCGGACGTGGTCGCCGCGTACGACCGGTTCGGCGGTGCGGTGGGCGAGGCGTTCCAGCTGCGCGACGACCTGCTCGGGGTGTACGGCGAGAGCGCGGTGACCGGCAAGCCGGTCGGCGCCGACCTGCGGCAGGGCAAGCCGACGGTGCTCGCCGAGCTGGCCTTCTCGCTCGCCGCGCCGGCCCAGCACCGGAGGCTGGACCGGGTGTACGGCGACCCGGACGCCTCCGATGCGGCGATCGCCGATGCGGCCGCCGCGATCACCGAATCCGGTGCGCGGGCCGAGGCGGAGACGATGATCTCCGCCCGGGTGTCGGCCGGGCTGGCCGCGCTCGCGGCCGCGCCGATCGACCCGGTGGCCCGGGACCGGCTGAGCGCGCTCGCGCTCGCGTGCGTCCAGCGCCTCGCATGA
- a CDS encoding TetR/AcrR family transcriptional regulator codes for MVSVAGLREKKKYKLRQSVQREAFRLFAEQGYAATTVEQIAEAAEISTTTFYRYYSSMVDVVLSGEYEPPDGADDLFAELGEATDITAALRSMVRRAMGSMAFDRDEMLARYSLIFSVPELWAAFQHRQQQGRGQAEELLARWLHAEPDSYPVRLAVAGYAAAVTETLRYWTDHHGEPDLAELLDQMIVRLAPLLRPVADDDRADAPETGDGPATDDSTVGDGPATDDSTVGDRG; via the coding sequence ATGGTGAGCGTGGCAGGGCTGCGGGAGAAGAAGAAGTACAAGCTGCGGCAGTCGGTGCAGCGGGAGGCGTTCCGGCTGTTCGCCGAGCAGGGCTACGCCGCGACGACGGTCGAGCAGATCGCCGAGGCGGCCGAGATCTCGACCACGACCTTCTACCGGTACTACTCGTCCATGGTCGACGTGGTGCTCTCCGGCGAGTACGAGCCGCCGGACGGCGCCGACGACCTGTTCGCCGAGCTGGGCGAGGCCACCGACATCACCGCCGCGCTGCGGTCGATGGTGCGCAGGGCGATGGGGAGCATGGCGTTCGACCGGGACGAGATGCTGGCCCGGTACTCGCTGATCTTTTCGGTGCCGGAGCTGTGGGCGGCGTTCCAGCACCGGCAGCAGCAGGGCCGCGGGCAGGCCGAGGAGCTGCTGGCCCGGTGGCTGCACGCCGAACCCGACTCCTACCCGGTGCGGCTCGCGGTCGCCGGCTACGCGGCGGCGGTGACCGAGACCCTTCGGTACTGGACCGACCACCACGGCGAGCCGGATCTCGCCGAGCTGCTGGACCAGATGATCGTCCGGCTCGCCCCGCTGCTGCGCCCGGTCGCCGACGACGATCGCGCGGACGCGCCCGAAACCGGCGACGGCCCTGCGACCGACGACTCCACGGTCGGCGACGGCCCCGCGACCGACGACTCCACGGTCGGCGACCGGGGCTAG
- a CDS encoding inositol monophosphatase family protein has translation MTEMSVQLEQIAVRAARGVGDALRAAFVQAQQPSHKRDHHDLVTEHDERTEQVLRAELLDAWPDSAVLGEEGGASGDGAVHWLVDPIDGTANFALGLPFFAVSIGAVANDQLVAGVVYDVMRDTAFSANLHGAYADGEPLRSTGPATDAQNMLITSYPGPGTLAAGRGVEEYTTLLREFGAVRRMGSTALALAYVAAGAGCAYAYGIHPWDVAAGALIVQQAGGRYLPLPDTGRPWEAPGYLAVNGDFDLPGSCLTDLLPRMLPRTATGTPLPGGGLRNRP, from the coding sequence ATGACCGAGATGTCCGTACAGCTGGAACAGATCGCCGTCCGGGCGGCGCGCGGCGTCGGTGACGCGCTGCGGGCCGCGTTCGTGCAGGCCCAGCAGCCCAGCCACAAGCGGGACCACCACGACCTGGTCACCGAGCACGACGAGCGCACCGAGCAGGTGCTGCGGGCCGAGCTGCTCGACGCCTGGCCCGACTCCGCGGTACTCGGCGAGGAGGGCGGCGCGAGCGGCGACGGCGCGGTGCACTGGCTGGTCGACCCGATCGACGGCACCGCCAACTTCGCCCTCGGGCTGCCGTTCTTCGCCGTGTCCATCGGCGCGGTGGCGAACGACCAGCTGGTCGCCGGCGTCGTCTACGACGTGATGCGCGACACCGCGTTCTCGGCGAACCTGCACGGCGCGTACGCCGACGGCGAGCCGCTGCGGTCCACCGGCCCGGCGACCGACGCGCAGAACATGCTGATCACCTCGTACCCGGGGCCCGGCACGCTGGCCGCCGGCCGCGGCGTCGAGGAATACACCACGCTGCTGCGCGAGTTCGGCGCGGTCCGGCGGATGGGCTCCACCGCGCTCGCCCTCGCGTACGTGGCGGCCGGCGCCGGCTGCGCCTACGCGTACGGGATCCACCCGTGGGACGTGGCGGCCGGCGCGCTGATCGTGCAGCAGGCCGGCGGGCGGTACCTGCCGCTGCCGGACACCGGGCGGCCGTGGGAGGCACCCGGGTACCTCGCCGTGAACGGCGACTTCGACCTGCCCGGCTCCTGCCTGACCGACCTGCTGCCCCGGATGCTCCCGCGCACCGCCACCGGCACCCCGCTGCCCGGCGGGGGGCTCCGAAACAGACCCTAG
- a CDS encoding FAD-dependent monooxygenase, whose amino-acid sequence MTRTALVSGASIAGPALAYWLHRYGFEVTVVEKAAAVRGGGYPVDVRGTALDVIRRMGRYEQLRAAHLHMGRMTFLRDDGRRVVSLRLDRLGGADGGDTELPRGALTGLLSDAIGDDVEFRFGDSIAELTDHDSGVDVRFAGGDTARYDVVVGADGLHSNTRRLVFGPEEQFHHYLGHCFAGFSMPNHLGLDHEGVASTAPGRTAVLYAAGDPDRVHGFLSFGRAEAPFAAFRDPAAQRELVASVFADGGWEVPRMIDAMRTADDLFFDVVSQIRMPNWSRGRVALVGDAAYAPSFLSGQGSSIALVGAYVLAGELAATTDHRAAFAAYEQRMRQFVADNQALAIGGGGVAVAPATRRGVWARNQLFRVAPLLLRLGAFGGRVAKVKSSLTLPDYTAPAEVGTR is encoded by the coding sequence ATGACGAGGACGGCACTGGTGTCGGGGGCGAGCATCGCCGGCCCGGCGCTCGCGTACTGGCTGCACCGGTACGGGTTCGAGGTGACCGTGGTGGAGAAGGCGGCAGCGGTGCGCGGCGGCGGGTACCCGGTCGACGTGCGCGGCACCGCGCTGGACGTGATCCGCCGGATGGGGCGGTACGAGCAGCTGCGGGCCGCGCACCTGCACATGGGGCGGATGACGTTCCTGCGCGACGACGGCCGGCGGGTCGTGTCGCTGCGGCTGGACCGGCTGGGCGGCGCGGACGGCGGCGACACCGAGCTGCCCCGCGGCGCGCTGACCGGGCTGCTGTCCGACGCGATCGGCGACGACGTCGAGTTCCGGTTCGGCGACTCGATCGCGGAGCTGACCGACCACGACAGCGGCGTCGACGTGCGGTTCGCCGGCGGGGACACCGCCCGGTACGACGTGGTGGTGGGCGCGGACGGGCTGCACTCCAACACCCGGCGGCTGGTGTTCGGGCCGGAGGAGCAGTTCCACCACTACCTGGGGCACTGCTTCGCGGGCTTCAGCATGCCGAACCACCTGGGGCTGGACCACGAGGGGGTGGCGAGCACCGCGCCGGGCCGGACCGCGGTGCTCTACGCCGCCGGTGACCCGGACCGGGTGCACGGGTTCCTCAGCTTCGGCCGGGCCGAGGCGCCGTTCGCCGCGTTCCGCGACCCGGCCGCGCAGCGTGAGCTCGTCGCGTCGGTGTTCGCCGACGGCGGGTGGGAGGTGCCCCGGATGATCGACGCGATGCGCACCGCCGACGACCTGTTCTTCGACGTGGTCAGCCAGATCCGGATGCCGAACTGGTCCCGCGGTCGGGTCGCGCTGGTCGGCGATGCGGCCTACGCGCCGTCGTTCCTGTCCGGGCAGGGTTCGAGCATTGCCCTGGTCGGAGCGTACGTGCTGGCCGGCGAGCTGGCCGCGACCACCGACCACCGGGCCGCGTTCGCGGCGTACGAGCAGCGGATGCGGCAGTTCGTCGCGGACAACCAGGCGCTCGCGATCGGCGGCGGCGGGGTGGCCGTCGCGCCCGCGACCCGGCGCGGCGTGTGGGCCCGCAACCAGCTGTTCCGGGTCGCCCCGCTGCTGCTGCGACTCGGCGCGTTCGGCGGCCGGGTGGCCAAGGTCAAGTCGTCGCTGACCCTGCCCGACTACACCGCACCCGCCGAGGTCGGCACCCGCTGA
- a CDS encoding alpha/beta hydrolase, whose product MRSRLGRWALAVLSAVLVAAPAANAVLDGPATAGPAAVPIGTAAWRADPRHLPDPATATPAAVHAALAGAPRSLATRYPGVVGELDGAPIALRYQANRAAMAAAGAPYAGWHGRYLLFDPRGDGRVAQVFGDLSTADRIAVLVPGVDDRLANFRRGLGGKAYRSPAVQAANLYRASGARIAVIAWLGYATPRGVGIDAARERLAATGAVALRRFVAGLTAVRPHATIALLGHSYGSTVLGLAARYLPRQVTDIALFGSPGVGVGTASALHTPARVWAGQSTKDWIRYVPGLRLFGFGHGRKPADPAFGARIFPTADVGDHDHYLAPGTDSLAALARIALGPGHFAPARTALAASGGGAA is encoded by the coding sequence GCGGTGCCGATCGGTACCGCGGCGTGGCGGGCGGATCCGCGGCACCTGCCGGACCCGGCGACCGCGACACCGGCGGCGGTGCACGCCGCGCTGGCCGGCGCGCCGCGCTCGCTCGCGACGCGGTACCCGGGGGTGGTCGGTGAGCTGGACGGCGCGCCGATCGCGCTGCGCTACCAGGCGAACCGGGCGGCGATGGCCGCGGCGGGCGCGCCGTACGCGGGCTGGCACGGACGGTACCTGCTGTTCGATCCGCGCGGCGACGGCAGGGTCGCGCAGGTGTTCGGCGACCTGTCCACCGCGGACCGGATCGCGGTGCTGGTCCCGGGGGTCGACGACCGGCTGGCGAACTTTCGCCGCGGCCTGGGCGGCAAGGCCTACCGGTCGCCCGCGGTGCAGGCGGCGAACCTGTACCGGGCGTCGGGCGCCCGCATCGCCGTGATCGCCTGGCTCGGCTACGCCACGCCGCGCGGGGTCGGGATCGACGCGGCCCGGGAACGGCTGGCCGCGACCGGTGCCGTGGCGTTGCGCCGGTTCGTCGCCGGACTGACCGCGGTCCGTCCACATGCGACGATCGCGCTGCTGGGGCACAGCTACGGCTCCACCGTGCTCGGCCTCGCCGCCCGGTACCTGCCAAGGCAGGTCACCGACATCGCCCTGTTCGGCAGCCCGGGCGTGGGCGTGGGTACCGCGTCGGCGCTGCACACCCCGGCCCGGGTCTGGGCCGGACAGTCCACGAAGGACTGGATCCGGTACGTGCCGGGGCTGCGGCTGTTCGGCTTCGGGCACGGCCGCAAGCCGGCCGACCCGGCGTTCGGTGCCCGGATCTTCCCGACCGCAGACGTCGGCGACCACGACCACTACCTGGCCCCCGGTACGGACTCGTTGGCCGCGCTGGCGCGCATCGCGCTCGGCCCCGGTCACTTCGCCCCGGCCCGCACGGCGCTCGCGGCGAGCGGCGGAGGTGCGGCATGA
- a CDS encoding acyltransferase family protein translates to MSTTDVPVAATVGRKGTWHRWAGRVDAATPVRRDRTVDALRAVAMLGVVIGHWLVSALVADPGRPGVLTNHSPLSGWPGAAPVSWLLQLLGPFFFAGGYAAARGSRGRAALPWLAGRLRRLVLPVLALAAVFGPVLAALPALGVPGPTRQVVWSLVSHPLWFLLVYLLLTAATPVLRTLTARCGLWWLVPLVGAIGLVDTMRPAGLPSWLVLAAVPVGWAVPYALGIGLAEGTLPHRAGAVLLPAGVVAGAALVAAGYPASAVGVPGDGWSNLDPPSLFTLALAAAQLGAFLLVRGRLAALLRRPAAWAPIAVLNLAAMTVFCWHQSALLAVSLAGLPFGQVPGLLSPPAGDWLALRLLWTPAFGAVLAGFCLLFRRVETHAARRPHAVPPA, encoded by the coding sequence ATGAGTACGACCGACGTGCCGGTCGCGGCAACCGTTGGCAGGAAGGGAACGTGGCACCGCTGGGCGGGCCGGGTCGACGCGGCCACGCCGGTGCGGCGGGACCGTACCGTCGACGCGTTGCGGGCGGTGGCGATGCTCGGCGTGGTGATCGGCCACTGGCTGGTGTCCGCGCTCGTCGCCGACCCCGGCCGGCCCGGCGTGCTGACCAACCACAGCCCGCTGTCCGGGTGGCCCGGGGCGGCGCCGGTGAGCTGGTTGCTGCAACTGCTCGGCCCGTTCTTCTTCGCCGGCGGGTACGCGGCGGCGCGCGGCAGCCGCGGTCGGGCGGCGCTGCCGTGGCTGGCCGGCCGGCTGCGCCGGCTGGTGCTGCCGGTGCTGGCGCTCGCCGCGGTGTTCGGCCCGGTGCTGGCGGCGTTGCCGGCGCTCGGGGTGCCGGGGCCGACCCGCCAGGTGGTCTGGTCGCTGGTGTCCCACCCGCTCTGGTTCCTGCTGGTCTACCTGCTACTCACCGCGGCGACGCCGGTGCTGCGCACCCTGACCGCCCGATGTGGACTGTGGTGGTTGGTGCCGCTGGTGGGCGCGATCGGGTTGGTCGACACGATGCGGCCGGCCGGGTTGCCGAGCTGGCTCGTGCTCGCCGCCGTACCGGTGGGCTGGGCGGTCCCGTACGCCCTGGGCATCGGGCTGGCCGAGGGCACGCTGCCGCACCGGGCGGGTGCGGTGCTGCTGCCGGCCGGCGTCGTGGCCGGCGCCGCGCTCGTCGCCGCCGGGTACCCGGCGAGCGCGGTCGGCGTACCCGGTGACGGTTGGTCGAACCTGGATCCGCCGTCGCTGTTCACCCTGGCCCTGGCCGCCGCGCAGCTCGGCGCGTTCCTGCTGGTACGAGGTCGGCTGGCGGCGCTGCTGCGCCGGCCGGCGGCGTGGGCGCCGATCGCGGTGCTCAACCTGGCCGCGATGACCGTCTTCTGCTGGCACCAGAGCGCGCTGCTCGCGGTCAGTCTCGCCGGGCTGCCGTTCGGCCAGGTACCGGGGCTGCTGAGCCCGCCCGCCGGTGACTGGCTGGCGCTGCGGCTGCTCTGGACCCCGGCGTTCGGGGCGGTCCTCGCCGGCTTCTGCCTGCTGTTCCGCCGCGTCGAGACGCACGCCGCCCGCCGGCCGCACGCCGTACCGCCCGCCTGA